A genomic window from Erpetoichthys calabaricus chromosome 17, fErpCal1.3, whole genome shotgun sequence includes:
- the LOC127526153 gene encoding uncharacterized protein LOC127526153 isoform X3 yields MTNSFHMSLLYAIWYGICKSSVNVCEVPSLGKTISMHFITANVCDAPSVGMTNVLHMSLLYAIWYGIYKSSINVCEAPSLGKTIAMHVITANVCDASSVGMTNALHMSLLYAIWYWICKSSVNVCEAPSVGKIIEVHFIAVNVCDAPSVGMTNALHRSLLYAIWYGICKSSVNVCEAPSLGKTIAMHVITANVCDASSVGMTNALHMSLLYAIWYWICKSSVNVCEAPSVGKIIEVHFIALNVCDAPSVGMKNALHRSLLYAIWYGICKSSVNVCEAPSLGKTIAMHVITANVCDAPSVGMTNALHMSLLYAIWYGICKSSVNVCEAPSLGKTIAMHVITANVCDAPSVGMTNALHMSLLYAIWYGICKSGVNVCEAPSTEKIIEMHYIAANVCDAPSVGMTNALHMSLLNFI; encoded by the exons atgacaaattcattccacatgtctctgttgtatgccatttggtatgggatttgtaaaagcagtgttaatgtttgtgaagtgccatctctTGGTAAGAcaatttcaatgcattttattactgccaatgtttgtgatgcaccatctgttggaatgacaaatgtgttgcatatgtctttgttatatgccatttggtatgggatttataaaagcagcattaatgtttgtgaagcaccatctctTGGTAAGACAAttgcaatgcatgttattactgccaatgtttgtgatgcatcatctgttggaatgacaaatgcattgcatatgtctcttttatatgccatttggtattggatttgtaaaagtagtgttaatgtttgtgaagcgccatctgttggaaagataattgaagtgcattttattgctgtaaatgtttgtgatgcaccttctgttggaatgacaaatgctttGCACaggtctcttttatatgccatttggtatgggatttgtaaaagcagtgttaatgtttgtgaagcaccatctctTGGTAAGACAAttgcaatgcatgttattactgccaatgtttgtgatgcatcatctgttggaatgacaaatgcattgcatatgtctcttttatatgccatttggtattggatttgtaaaagcagtgttaatgtttgtgaagcgccatctgttggaaagataattgaagtgcattttattgctctaaatgtttgtgatgcaccttctgttggaatgaaaaatgctttgcacaggtctcttttatatgccatttggtatgggatttgtaaaagcagtgttaatgtttgtgaagcaccatctctTGGTAAGACAAttgcaatgcatgttattactgccaatgtttgtgatgcaccatctgttggaatgacaaatgcattgcatat gtctcttttatatgccatttggtatgggatttgtaaaagcagtgttaatgtttgtgaagcaccatctctTGGTAAGACAAttgcaatgcatgttattactgccaatgtttgtgatgcaccatctgttggaatgacaaatgcattgcatat gtctcttttatatgccatttggtatgggatttgtaaaagcggtgttaatgtttgtgaagcaccatctacTGAAAAGATAATTGAAATGCATTATattgctgcaaatgtttgtgatgcaccatctgttggaatgacaaatgcattgcatatgtctcttttaaatttcatttag
- the LOC127526153 gene encoding uncharacterized protein LOC127526153 isoform X2 translates to MTNSFHMSLLYAIWYGICKSSVNVCEVPSLGKTISMHFITANVCDAPSVGMTNVLHMSLLYAIWYGIYKSSINVCEAPSLGKTIAMHVITANVCDASSVGMTNALHMSLLYAIWYWICKSSVNVCEAPSVGKIIEVHFIAVNVCDAPSVGMTNALHRSLLYAIWYGICKSSVNVCEAPSLGKTIAMHVITANVCDASSVGMTNALHMSLLYAIWYWICKSSVNVCEAPSVGKIIEVHFIALNVCDAPSVGMKNALHRSLLYAIWYGICKSSVNVCEAPSLGKTIAMHVITANVCDAPSVGMTNALHMSLLYAIWYWICKSSVNVCEAPSVGKIIEVHVCDAASVGMTNALHMSLLYAIWYWICKSSVNVCEAPSVGKIIEVHFIALNVCDAPSVGMTNALHRSLLYAIWYGICKSSC, encoded by the exons atgacaaattcattccacatgtctctgttgtatgccatttggtatgggatttgtaaaagcagtgttaatgtttgtgaagtgccatctctTGGTAAGAcaatttcaatgcattttattactgccaatgtttgtgatgcaccatctgttggaatgacaaatgtgttgcatatgtctttgttatatgccatttggtatgggatttataaaagcagcattaatgtttgtgaagcaccatctctTGGTAAGACAAttgcaatgcatgttattactgccaatgtttgtgatgcatcatctgttggaatgacaaatgcattgcatatgtctcttttatatgccatttggtattggatttgtaaaagtagtgttaatgtttgtgaagcgccatctgttggaaagataattgaagtgcattttattgctgtaaatgtttgtgatgcaccttctgttggaatgacaaatgctttGCACaggtctcttttatatgccatttggtatgggatttgtaaaagcagtgttaatgtttgtgaagcaccatctctTGGTAAGACAAttgcaatgcatgttattactgccaatgtttgtgatgcatcatctgttggaatgacaaatgcattgcatatgtctcttttatatgccatttggtattggatttgtaaaagcagtgttaatgtttgtgaagcgccatctgttggaaagataattgaagtgcattttattgctctaaatgtttgtgatgcaccttctgttggaatgaaaaatgctttgcacaggtctcttttatatgccatttggtatgggatttgtaaaagcagtgttaatgtttgtgaagcaccatctctTGGTAAGACAAttgcaatgcatgttattactgccaatgtttgtgatgcaccatctgttggaatgacaaatgcattgcatatgtctcttttatatgccatttggtattggatttgtaaaagtagtgttaatgtttgtgaagcgccatctgttggaaagataaTTGAAGtgcatgtttgtgatgcagcatctgttggaatgacaaatgcattgcatatgtctcttttatatgccatttggtattggatttgtaaaagtagtgttaatgtttgtgaagcgccatctgttggaaagataattgaagtgcattttattgctctaaatgtttgtgatgcaccttctgttggaatgacaaatgctttGCACaggtctcttttatatgccatttggtatgggatttgtaaaagcagt tgttaa
- the LOC127526153 gene encoding uncharacterized protein LOC127526153 isoform X4 — MTNSFHMSLLYAIWYGICKSSVNVCEVPSLGKTISMHFITANVCDAPSVGMTNVLHMSLLYAIWYGIYKSSINVCEAPSLGKTIAMHVITANVCDASSVGMTNALHMSLLYAIWYWICKSSVNVCEAPSVGKIIEVHFIAVNVCDAPSVGMTNALHRSLLYAIWYGICKSSVNVCEAPSLGKTIAMHVITANVCDASSVGMTNALHMSLLYAIWYWICKSSVNVCEAPSVGKIIEVHFIALNVCDAPSVGMKNALHRSLLYAIWYGICKSSVNVCEAPSLGKTIAMHVITANVCDAPSVGMTNALHMSLLYAIWYGICKSGVNVCEAPSTEKIIEMHYIAANVCDAPSVGMTNALHMSLLNFI, encoded by the exons atgacaaattcattccacatgtctctgttgtatgccatttggtatgggatttgtaaaagcagtgttaatgtttgtgaagtgccatctctTGGTAAGAcaatttcaatgcattttattactgccaatgtttgtgatgcaccatctgttggaatgacaaatgtgttgcatatgtctttgttatatgccatttggtatgggatttataaaagcagcattaatgtttgtgaagcaccatctctTGGTAAGACAAttgcaatgcatgttattactgccaatgtttgtgatgcatcatctgttggaatgacaaatgcattgcatatgtctcttttatatgccatttggtattggatttgtaaaagtagtgttaatgtttgtgaagcgccatctgttggaaagataattgaagtgcattttattgctgtaaatgtttgtgatgcaccttctgttggaatgacaaatgctttGCACaggtctcttttatatgccatttggtatgggatttgtaaaagcagtgttaatgtttgtgaagcaccatctctTGGTAAGACAAttgcaatgcatgttattactgccaatgtttgtgatgcatcatctgttggaatgacaaatgcattgcatatgtctcttttatatgccatttggtattggatttgtaaaagcagtgttaatgtttgtgaagcgccatctgttggaaagataattgaagtgcattttattgctctaaatgtttgtgatgcaccttctgttggaatgaaaaatgctttgcacaggtctcttttatatgccatttggtatgggatttgtaaaagcagtgttaatgtttgtgaagcaccatctctTGGTAAGACAAttgcaatgcatgttattactgccaatgtttgtgatgcaccatctgttggaatgacaaatgcattgcatat gtctcttttatatgccatttggtatgggatttgtaaaagcggtgttaatgtttgtgaagcaccatctacTGAAAAGATAATTGAAATGCATTATattgctgcaaatgtttgtgatgcaccatctgttggaatgacaaatgcattgcatatgtctcttttaaatttcatttag
- the LOC127526153 gene encoding uncharacterized protein LOC127526153 isoform X5 produces the protein MTNSFHMSLLYAIWYGICKSSVNVCEVPSLGKTISMHFITANVCDAPSVGMTNVLHMSLLYAIWYGIYKSSINVCEAPSLGKTIAMHVITANVCDASSVGMTNALHMSLLYAIWYWICKSSVNVCEAPSVGKIIEVHFIAVNVCDAPSVGMTNALHRSLLYAIWYGICKSSVNVCEAPSLGKTIAMHVITANVCDASSVGMTNALHMSLLYAIWYWICKSSVNVCEAPSVGKIIEVHFIALNVCDAPSVGMKNALHRSLLYAIWYGICKSSVNVCEAPSLGKTIAMHVITANVCDAPSVGMTNALHMSLLYAIWYGICKSSC, from the exons atgacaaattcattccacatgtctctgttgtatgccatttggtatgggatttgtaaaagcagtgttaatgtttgtgaagtgccatctctTGGTAAGAcaatttcaatgcattttattactgccaatgtttgtgatgcaccatctgttggaatgacaaatgtgttgcatatgtctttgttatatgccatttggtatgggatttataaaagcagcattaatgtttgtgaagcaccatctctTGGTAAGACAAttgcaatgcatgttattactgccaatgtttgtgatgcatcatctgttggaatgacaaatgcattgcatatgtctcttttatatgccatttggtattggatttgtaaaagtagtgttaatgtttgtgaagcgccatctgttggaaagataattgaagtgcattttattgctgtaaatgtttgtgatgcaccttctgttggaatgacaaatgctttGCACaggtctcttttatatgccatttggtatgggatttgtaaaagcagtgttaatgtttgtgaagcaccatctctTGGTAAGACAAttgcaatgcatgttattactgccaatgtttgtgatgcatcatctgttggaatgacaaatgcattgcatatgtctcttttatatgccatttggtattggatttgtaaaagcagtgttaatgtttgtgaagcgccatctgttggaaagataattgaagtgcattttattgctctaaatgtttgtgatgcaccttctgttggaatgaaaaatgctttgcacaggtctcttttatatgccatttggtatgggatttgtaaaagcagtgttaatgtttgtgaagcaccatctctTGGTAAGACAAttgcaatgcatgttattactgccaatgtttgtgatgcaccatctgttggaatgacaaatgcattgcatat gtctcttttatatgccatttggtatgggatttgtaaaagcagt tgttaa
- the LOC114668104 gene encoding uncharacterized protein LOC114668104: MYSIICITSLLFLTGAEALSVIQPPFVTAVTGKDTVLPCVFNPGDATVKRRIPHWYFGERINRTDVYPENNYSSSHHKGRVTMEEEDGNNSISLRMLDVHPGDHNTYYCMMSCIANDFPQRPTGNGTLLFVHGHLNLSAPMYSLYDQTIILSCNVTVAKSQHAQLFWMQGTTELSEEISVQSITRLENGMEALQSQLTTDFPNMPVTYTCVLTYNSQHRIINESVTLNPAEAPVLLYTAVILKSLLILLIVLCAIVKERRSSSL; this comes from the exons ATGTACAGCATCATCTGCATCACTTCACTGCTCTTCTTGACag GTGCAGAGGCCCTGAGTGTCATCCAGCCACCATTCGTCACTGCAGTCACTGGCAAAGACACCGTCCTGCCTTGTGTTTTTAACCCTGGAGATGCGACAGTCAAACGCAGAATCCCACATTGGTACTTTGGGGAAAGAATCAACCGGACGGATGTTTACCCAGAAAACAACTATTCTTCCAGTCATCACAAAGGAAGGGTCACCATGGAAGAGGAAGATGGGAACAACAGCATTTCTCTCAGGATGTTGGACGTCCACCCTGGTGATCACAATACGTATTACTGCATGATGTCCTGCATCGCGAACGACTTTCCTCAACGCCCCACTGGAAATGGCACCTTACTCTTTGTTCATG GCCACCTGAACCTCTCTGCGCCCATGTACAGCCTGTACGACCAGACCATAATCCTCTCCTGCAACGTCACGGTTGCAAAATCTCAACATGCTCAGCTCTTCTGGATGCAAGGAACCACAGAGCTCTCGGAGGAAATTTCGGTACAGAGCATTACCCGGCTTGAGAACGGGATGGAGGCCTTACAAAGTCAACTCACCACCGACTTTCCTAACATGCCGGTCACCTACACCTGTGTGCTGACCTACAACTCTCAACACCGCATCATTAATGAATCCGTCACGCTCA atCCAGCAGAGGCTCCTGTACTTTTGTACACAGCGGTCATTTTGAAATCTCTCCTTATACTTCTCATTGTCCTTTGTGCAATTGTGAAAGAGCGAAGAAGTTCCAGCTTGTAA
- the LOC127526153 gene encoding uncharacterized protein LOC127526153 isoform X1: MTNSFHMSLLYAIWYGICKSSVNVCEVPSLGKTISMHFITANVCDAPSVGMTNVLHMSLLYAIWYGIYKSSINVCEAPSLGKTIAMHVITANVCDASSVGMTNALHMSLLYAIWYWICKSSVNVCEAPSVGKIIEVHFIAVNVCDAPSVGMTNALHRSLLYAIWYGICKSSVNVCEAPSLGKTIAMHVITANVCDASSVGMTNALHMSLLYAIWYWICKSSVNVCEAPSVGKIIEVHFIALNVCDAPSVGMKNALHRSLLYAIWYGICKSSVNVCEAPSLGKTIAMHVITANVCDAPSVGMTNALHMSLLYAIWYGICKSSVNVCEAPSLGKTIAMHVITANVCDAPSVGMTNALHMSLLYAIWYWICKSSVNVCEAPSVGKIIEVHFIAVNVCDAPSVGMTNALHRSLLYAIWYGICKSGVNVCEAPSTEKIIEMHYIAANVCDAPSVGMTNALHMSLLNFI, from the exons atgacaaattcattccacatgtctctgttgtatgccatttggtatgggatttgtaaaagcagtgttaatgtttgtgaagtgccatctctTGGTAAGAcaatttcaatgcattttattactgccaatgtttgtgatgcaccatctgttggaatgacaaatgtgttgcatatgtctttgttatatgccatttggtatgggatttataaaagcagcattaatgtttgtgaagcaccatctctTGGTAAGACAAttgcaatgcatgttattactgccaatgtttgtgatgcatcatctgttggaatgacaaatgcattgcatatgtctcttttatatgccatttggtattggatttgtaaaagtagtgttaatgtttgtgaagcgccatctgttggaaagataattgaagtgcattttattgctgtaaatgtttgtgatgcaccttctgttggaatgacaaatgctttGCACaggtctcttttatatgccatttggtatgggatttgtaaaagcagtgttaatgtttgtgaagcaccatctctTGGTAAGACAAttgcaatgcatgttattactgccaatgtttgtgatgcatcatctgttggaatgacaaatgcattgcatatgtctcttttatatgccatttggtattggatttgtaaaagcagtgttaatgtttgtgaagcgccatctgttggaaagataattgaagtgcattttattgctctaaatgtttgtgatgcaccttctgttggaatgaaaaatgctttgcacaggtctcttttatatgccatttggtatgggatttgtaaaagcagtgttaatgtttgtgaagcaccatctctTGGTAAGACAAttgcaatgcatgttattactgccaatgtttgtgatgcaccatctgttggaatgacaaatgcattgcatat gtctcttttatatgccatttggtatgggatttgtaaaagcagtgttaatgtttgtgaagcaccatctctTGGTAAGACAAttgcaatgcatgttattactgccaatgtttgtgatgcaccatctgttggaatgacaaatgcattgcatatgtctcttttatatgccatttggtattggatttgtaaaagtagtgttaatgtttgtgaagcgccatctgttggaaagataattgaagtgcattttattgctgtaaatgtttgtgatgcaccttctgttggaatgacaaatgctttGCACaggtctcttttatatgccatttggtatgggatttgtaaaagcggtgttaatgtttgtgaagcaccatctacTGAAAAGATAATTGAAATGCATTATattgctgcaaatgtttgtgatgcaccatctgttggaatgacaaatgcattgcatatgtctcttttaaatttcatttag